A stretch of DNA from Cytobacillus luteolus:
TTATCTGCAGGATTGCCAATTGTGGCAACAGATTGTACATCTCAAAAGCACTTCATTGAATCCGGTCAGTATGGTGCTATTTGTAAGGATGAGAAAGAGTCTATGGCTGAAGCCATCAACAATATGATTGCTAACAAAGAACAGTATGCCAAAAATATAAAAGAAACATTCATGGCGAAACATTCTTGGCTTGCACGGGTTGAAAAAGTGAAAAACACGCTTATCAAGGAGGTACTATGAGGGTATTATTACTAGCTCCTAGTAGATCAATTCATACACATAAATGGGCATTGTTTTATAAAAATCAAGGGATTGAAGTCAAAGTTGTAACATTTGCGGATCATTACTCAGAGGAAAATGCGAAAGAAGTCGAAACAGTGGTTTTACCAAAACTTTTTCCCGGGAAATTATCGTATATTTCGAGCTTATTTGCTCTAAAAAAACAGCTTTCGACATTCAAACCTGATATCCTTCATGCTCATTATGTGTCGAGTTATGGCTTCGTTGGTGCTTTAGCTAATTATCATCCATTTTACGTTTCGGTTTGGGGAAGAGACATTTATCAGTTTCCCCAACAAAACCCTGTTAATAAACAAATTGTTGAATTTACATTACGAAAAGCGGATGTTATTTGCTCAACAAGTCACGTGATGGCTGGTGAAACGAGAAAATATATTAATGTTCCGATAGAGGTTACTCCTTTTGGTGTGGACCTACAGAAGTTCAAACCGATCCAGGGTGTAAATAATGATAACGAAACGGTTACCATAGGAACGGTTAAGGCTTTATCTGATAAATATGGAATTGCTGACTTAATAAAAGCTTTTTCCCTTGTCCACGCTAGTAACAACAATACCAAGCTTTTAATCGTAGGAGATGGACCACAGCGTGCGGAATACGAACAGATGGTAGAACAATTGGGTCTTAAGGAAGTAACAACCTTTACAGGTAGAGTTCCTAATGATGAAGTGCCAACCTATATAAATAAAATCGACATTTTTGCAGTCCCTTCAACGGAAAATAGTGAGAGCTTTGGTGTAGCTGCTGTTGAATCTATGGCTTGTGGTGTGCCAGCAGTAGTTTCAAATGTCGGTGGATTACCTGAGGTTGTGATAGAAGGTAAAACAGGGTTTGTTGTACCTAAAGAGGATCCGGAGGCATTAGCCGTAAAATTCATTACCCTAATTGAGGATTCAGATTTACGAAAGCGTATGGGTGAAGCCGGAATCGAGCATGTTAAGGAAAACTACAATTGGACGGACAACGCAAATGGAATGTTAGAGTTATACGGACGAACTCTGAAAGGGGTATAAGATATGAAAAAGGTAAGAAAAGCAGTCATACCTGCAGCAGGTCTTGGAACACGTTTTTTACCTGCCACAAAAGCACAACCAAAAGAAATGCTTCCAATTGTTGATAAACCAACTATTCAATTTATCATTGAAGAAGCGGTTAAGTCTGGAATCGAAGATATTATCATTGTGACTGGACGTAATAAAAGGGCGATAGAAGACCACTTTGATAAATCAGTAGAGCTTGAACTTTTACTTGAAAAGACAGGGAAAAAAGAAATGCTTGAAGTGGTTGAATCCATCTCTAATATGGTCGACATTCATTATGTTCGTCAGAAAGAGCCTCTAGGACTTGGTCATGCAGTACTATGTGCGAAAAAGTTTATCGGTAATGAACCTTTTGCCGTTTTACTAGGAGACGACATTATCGATAGTGAGGTACCTGCACTAAAGCAAATGATTGATCAATATAACGAAGTAGGGTCAAGTATTTTAGGTGTACATGAAGTTCCTCGTTCTGAAGTAAATAAATACGGAATTGTAGACTATTCAGAACAACAAGATGAACTGTTTAAAGTAAACAGTCTTGTAGAAAAACCGGATGTAGAAGCAGCACCTTCTACTCAAGCGATTATTGGTCGATATGTGTTAACACCAGAAATATTTGATTTGTTAGAGAAGGGTCAGCCTGATAAAAAAGGTGAAATACAGCTAACGGATGCGATCGATGCTCTATTAAAAGAACAATCGATCTACTCTTATGTAATTAAAGGTAACCGTTATGACGTTGGTGATAAGTTCGGCTTTTTACAAGCATCCATTGATTTCGCGCTTAAACGCGATGATTTAAAAGATAAACTAGAACAATATTTAAAACAAATTCTGAAATAGCTAATTGTGATTGGAGTAAGACAATGAGAGTAATTTATCTATGTCAACACTTTCCGCCAGAAACGGGAGCACCACAAATACGTGTATATGAAGTAAGTAAAGAGCTTCTTAAACGAGGTCATCAAATTGAGGTGCTAACCGCGTTCCCACATCATCCCCATGGTATCATTCCAGAAGAATACAAAGGGATGTGTTACAAGTTCGAGGAGTACGATGGAATTCCTGTTCATCGATCATGGATCTATCCATCACCAAAGGGAAGCTTTTGGAAAAGGCTAGCCTCATATTTCTCATTTACTTTTAGTTCGTTCTATTCTATGTGGAAAGCCAAACCAACTGATGTAATTATCTGTAATTCTCCACCCCTGTTTTTGGGAATAACAGGCTATGTTGCAGCTAAGTTCAAACGTGCTAAGTTTGTTTTTAACATTGCAGACATCTGGCCTGAATCAGCAGTAGAGTTGGGAATCCTTAAAAATAAAACATTTATAAAACTGGCAACTTGGCTCGAGCACTTTTTATACCGAAAGTCTTGGAAAATTGCTACTGCGACAGACGGTATTAAAGATTATATGATTAAGCATGGCAAAAAGGAAGAAGATGTTTTCCTCTTACCAAATGGGGTAAATACTGACTTCTTTGTGCCAATGCCAAAGCATGAAGGACTTATTAAAGAGCTTGGGTTAGAAGGTAAGAAGGTATTTACTTATGCAGGTGCACTTGGATATGCTCAAGCACTTGATTCCATTTTACGAACGGCAGCTCTTTTAAAAGAAGAGTATCCAAATGTCCACTTTCTGTTTGTAGGAGATGGACAGGAAAAGGATAAGTTGTTGAAGCTAAAAGAAGAACTGGAGCTTTCGAATGTAACATTTTATGGCTCTGTTCCAGTTTCAAGAATGCCAGAGATCTTTTCGATTTCGGATTATAGTATTGTTTCTCTGCGAAATATCGAGCTTTTTAAAGGGGCGCGACCTTCGAAGATATTCCCTGCGATTTCTACAGGTACTCCTGTGTTGTATTGTGGGGATGGCGAGAGTGCTAGTATCCTGGAAGAACATAACTGCGGAAAGATTGCCCCGCCTGAAAACCCAGAGGGGATTGTGAATGAAATCCGCAAGTTAGTGGAGCTATCTGAAGAGGAATACAAGCAACTATCTGAAAATGGCCGGAAACTGGCTATAGCTGAATATTCGTGGTCGAGTATTGTGGATGATTTGTTACGGAATATTGAGAAGTGAATGAGGAAAGAGTGCTAAATCAATAGCACTCTTTTTTATTGTCGAGGGGCTGATATTTAGTGAATGGCCGATATTTTGTTAGTTGCGGCCGATAAAATTGAGTTAAGGCCGATATCCTTCAGATAAGGCCGATAAATCTGATTTGAGGCCGATATCCCGACAAAGAAGGGTGAAAAAACATAAAAGCTTGGAGGTATATAATACTTCCAAGCTTCACATCATTATTTTGAAACGGTTGTACCTTTATAATAATGAGTTAGTATTTGTTCCGCAGTCCACCCATTTTCAGCGTATCCTTTCGCACCATATTGGCTCATTCCAATACGATGACCCCAACCTTTTCCGTTTACCTTTACTGATTCAACGCCACCAGTAGTTGAAATTGTACCGTTTGCTGTTTGAACTGACATATTATCAGTAGAAATGGTTTGGGTACCTGAAGTAGTTTGAACAACATGTCCCTTAACCGAATCTATATTTAGCAGGTTAGAGGTCGTTTGTACTAAGAAACTTCTCACTTCTTTGCTTAGTTCAATAGAAAACCAATTTGATAGAAGTTGATTGTATACACGTGTGTCATTCAGAGGAAACAGCTTTCTTATAACACTTTCATTACCACGAATGGTTTTTTCACCTTCACTTGTTTTTACAGTTACACCACCGACTTCTCCATTCGCACCTTTTTGTTCAGTGATTACATCATACAAAATCGTTGACTCTGAAAAGCCAAAGGATTTTAAAATCGTTAAAGCAGAGAAGGTATGTGACCAAACACTATGTGGAGAGTTTTCAAATCGATCTTCTACACTTACTAAGTAGGGGAAGTTCGCTTGGTTTGAATTCCAGACGTCTCCAACGTTTGCTGTTCTTCCTCCACTTGTTGAATGGAAAAAGGTTTGAATAGGCCTTCCATTATATTTTACAAGTAATCCTCTAGTTGCAGCGATTGCTTCGTTTGTTCGAGGATGTTCTCCCGTAAAACCACGATATACTTGGCTTGTTGCTGTGTTTGATAAAATCATTGAATTTTGAGCAAAGCTTCTAGCTGCAATTGCTTGGGCCTTTAAAGCTTCCATATGCCAAGAAGCAGGCATTTCACTAGGAACAACACCTTTTAAATAATCTTCCATATCTAACACATTGATTGCTTGAATTTTATCGCTTTTTAATCTGATATCAAAACTTCCACGGTATCGTACACCGTTGATTGTAGTAAGAGATAGAGAATTAGCTTCGATAAGTGATGTTGTTGTGCTTTGTACCCAACCAGTCATTTTGTTTGATAGTGTAACACTGTACCAAGTTTCTCCTGAGCCATTTATAAAAATGTCGTTGTAAGTAGCAGTTGTACCAGCTGTTGCAACTGTTAGTTGTTCATAACTCGTGGTCGCACCTTTTCTTACAATCGTGTCTTGAGAAAATGCTGCTACTTTCCCAATGATCTCTTGTATTAAAAATCCGTTAGCTGAAGTGTGAACAGTTTGTCCATTTGTAATGACAACATTGGTACCTGACTTTGATATACCTAATGGATTGGATTGTAAAACAGTTGTTGCTCCAGTCTGTTTATTAACCAACTGATAGTTGCCATTAAGGGTAGCTGTGTAACCAGTGCTATTTTCAAAGATTAATACAGTAACAGGATTCGGGTAAACTAGATTTTGTGCTTTTGAATTCCCAGGTAACACGAGAAGTAGAGCGATAGTCAGCACTGAGAAAAGTAATTTGTTCATTACTTACCTCACCTCGCCTAATTTTCCGAAGATCCACCCACGTTTTCCTGTTGCGGTTTCCACATTATACCATGATTCACCAGCACTATTAGTAAAGACTGATATATACTTTAAGGTTGTACCCTTTTTTAATGTTTCAATTACCCCATAAGAAGTAGTAGCACCTTTTCTAAGATGGACTTCACCAACTGTTACAACTTGTGAAGGAGTTTTTGCTGCAACATCTCCTTTTGTACTAGAAACATTTCCAGAGAAAATCCATCCTTTAAGGGTCGAAGAAAGTTCAATTCGATACCAAGTACCGTTGGATGATACATGTTGATCAATTACCTTTAACGCTGCACCAGATGTTCTTGTAGCAATTACTTTGTAGCTAGCTGTAGCTCCTGAGTGAAGTGTTGCCGAAGCCGTAGATACATATACTGTTGACGGCAGTGAAGTTGATGGCGCAGATGGTGCAGGAGATGTCACTACAGGTGGTGTATATGTTCCACTTCCTACTCCATTTGCAATTTGTTGTTTTAATGTATTAATCTCTTGTTGTTGCTGGTTGATTCTTGTTTCAAGAGCCGTAATTTGAGATTTCATAGGGTTTATCTGTGAGTTCACCCAATCAACACTCGCAAGAATAACGTTATTGGAAGCTGTAATTGAACTAGGTACAAAAGCGGCAATTCCAATTCCTACTGCTAATGTTCCAGTGATAAATAAATGCTTTTTCTTCATATTCGTTTCCCCCATTTTATATATAGTATTTAGTTTAAAAAGTAGAGAAATATTCTTCTAGTGCATTTTTTATAGCCAATGCTGCTTTGTAACGAAACTCAGTCGTTTTTAATAATGCTTCTTCCGTTGGGTTTGATAGAAAAGCTAATTCTATTAGAATACTAGGAAGTTCATTTCTTTTATTCACGTAAAATTCTTGATTTTTTACCCCTCTATTAGATGTGCCTAGGTTCGCTATCAAATGTTTTTGAACTGTTTGTCCTAATTGATAACTCTTAGTGCTATTAAAATTTAATGAAGTATTATAAAAAGTTGTTGTTCCTTTTGCATCCCTATTTGTAAATGAATCTGTGTGTAAACTAATAAAAGCATCATAGTCTGATAGATTTGAAAGTAGAGTTCTATCTTGAAGTGTTAAGAATTTATCATCACTTCTAGTGAGTTGAACGATAGCACCTGCTTTTTCTAATTCTGCTTTTAGTAATAGTGCGGTATCCAGTGTCACTACTTTTTCATATAACCCAGAACGACCAATCGCTCCTGGGTCAGATCCACCATGGCCAGCATCAATGAGAATCTTCTTACCAACCAAGCCAACTTCCATCACCTTTAAGGATAAGGAGTCTGCGTGATTTCTAATAGTAAATGTGTATCCAGGTTGAAAATGAATGATTAGTGAATGGTTAGTAGGACTAATTTTATTTAATTCATATCTAGTGATACCCGGAATTAGGGTGTTAGGTATATCAATCTGTGTTAGTCCAGCTAGTTCCAACCTGTTATTAGATAACATTTTGTATGGGAAACTGAATCCATTAGGTTTTTTCCAGATTAGATGGCTTTCACCATTTATTAATTCGAAGCTAGGTGATAGTAGTTTCTTAATTGAAGTAGGAGAGGTATCACTTTGTTTCACCCAACCTCGTTTACCATCCTTTGTTTCGACATTTAGCCAGTTTCCATGCTGCCATAGACGGATAAGTTCATCTCCTGCTCTGAACGTTCCTGCAACTGCATAGCTATCTGCAGCGCCCTTTCGAATCGATCCATCGTTAAATGGATAAACATACTTATAATCTTGGACTGAAATAATAGCTTCCCAACTTGGAATCCAACCTATTTTTCCGGAAGGAGTCTTTACTCTAAGCCACCTTTGGTTAGAGGCATTTATAAACTCTTGTAACACCGTTACTTTTGAAAAGTAAGTTAGATTTTCTATGGTACTATATTGTAGAGTTGCTCCCTTGTATAACTTCGCATGGCGTGTACCAATAGCCATTAGACGTTGAACTGGCACAACCTTGTCAGTAACAACAGATTCATGCACCCAAGCTTGGGTATTATCTTCAGATAAAAATTTGTACCAGATCTGGCGATTAGTGTCTATGCTTTGGTCAATTACTTTTAGTGCAGTTCCTTTTCTTAAAGTTGTCAACTTGGACTCTGTTAAGGCAGGTCCTTTTCTTACGTTTGCTACATCCACACTAATATAAAATGTTTTATTTACTATTGCTTTTTGTTGTAGGATTTCTTCCTTAACCCAACCCATTTTCCCTAGGGTGTATTCGACTCGGTACCATAGGACTGAATTAGGATCAATAAAATGATCAACAACTGTCACTTTTTGACCAAGTGTTAGGGTACTTACTGATGCATAGGTATGCGAAGCACCTTTTCTCACTGACTCCGATAATGATGTACTGTACATGATTGTCCCGTTTGGAACTGCTTTCACAGTAGGTTCAGGAATCTTCTCCTGGGCAGGGTTTTCTTCAGTAATTGGAGGGTCAGTAGGTTCAATTGTTTCCTCTTCAGGTACTGATACGTTTTCTGAAAGTGCATTTTTAACAAATGCTGTGCTGTGAACCCAGCCTTTTACTGAACCAAGGTCAACACGATACCATAAATCACCTGAAGCATTTGTAAATTCATCAATAATAGATACCTGTTGATCTTGTTTTAAAAAGGATACAATCGGATATGATGTAGTAGCACCTTTATGAACAGGTGCATTCCCAACCTGTATTTGTTTTTGATTAGTCGTTTGTTGAGTTACTAGATTAGATGCTTCAGTCCACCCCTTAACAGAGCCAAGGTCGATTCGAAGCCATTTTTGACCGGTTGAATTGGTAAACTCATCAATGACAGTAACTTTAGCACCTTGTTTTAAAGTAGAAACTATCGGGTAAGATGTAGTAGCACCTTTTCTTACTAAAGCGTTTGTAACTTGTATTAGTTGTTGATCACTAGAAATAGTTTCCTTTTTTTCGATATTAGAAGATTCAGCCCATCCTTTTATTGAACCAAGATCGAGTCGATACCATCTTTCACCAAAGGCATTGGTGAATTCGTCAATTACTGTTACTTTTTGTCCTGCAGAGATTTCACGTACTTTCGCATAAGCAGTGGTAGCACCTTTATGAACAGTTAGCTTATTGATAGCCTTTAGTTCAATCGGGTAGTTTACTTGTGCATTTGTTTCATTTGCCTGAACAAATAAAGGTAAGAATGTGCTAGTGGCAAGGATTGTCGAAACGAGAAGTTTTTTCACACTTTTCCCTCCATATTTTGTAGAAATTTCTCAATATGTATAATAATATCTGATAATAGGTAATAATCCAATCGGTATAAAGTAATAAGGTAAAAAAAATAACGCTAAGAGAACCTCAGGTAGGTTCTCTTAACGTTATTTAATTGAAACATTTTCATTTTTTTCATCAGTATCTATGCTTGAGCTTGTACTGTCATTTTCAAGTACAGCCTTAAGAGTAGTATTAATATTCTTAATGGACTCTTCTTTTGGAATGAAGTAATAGACGCTATTTATATAATCATCATAACCTTCAAGTTGTAAAGTTTGCACTTCGGTGCTCTTCATTTTGTTATAAAGTTGAACAAATGATAAGATATCTTTCGTTGGTAAGTTTGTTTTAACATTTTCGCCAACATCACGAAGTACATCGTCAACCTTAGTAATTGAACCAACAGATGTCCCTTTATCCACAATTGCTTTAATTACTTGTTTTTGTCTATCGTTACGTCCCATGTCACCACGTGGATCTGATTTTCTCATTCTGACATATGCAAGGGCTTCATTTCCATTTAGTTCCATTTCACCCTCGGTATACGTTTTCCATGCAAGTGAACCTGTTAACTGAGCCTTAAAAGTAAATGGAACGTCGACTGTAATTCCATTTAGAGAATCGACAATGTCTTCAAAACCTTGAAAGTTTGTAGTTACATAGTAATCAATTGGGATATCAAATAGTTCTTGAACAGCCCCTACAGTACTACTAACCCCGCCGTAATATGAGTGAGTTATTTTATCGTTCTTCCCAAGTTCAGGTATATATGTTCGAGTATCACGAGGGATACTCACTAGATATGTTTCTTTTGTTTTTGGATTAATGGTTATCAACATTAAAACATCAGAACGTGGTTTCCCACCCTCCTGATTTTCGAGTCCGATAAGAAGGATTGTAACAGGGTCCTCTTTAAGTTTAATCTTTTCAGTGCGGTGACTTGGGATCTTCTCACGATCTATTTCTTCATATGTTTTATTCGCAATAGAATTTGCTGTGTATAAAATATATGCGGCATATGTGCCGGCAGCAACTAGCATAATAATAAAGGATGTAATGAAGAACTTCTTTGTTTTACTAGTCCTTCTCCTTTTATTCATCCTTCTACGGGTTCTTGAATCTTTCATAAAAGCCCTCGTTTCTTTTTAAGTGGCAATATAGTTAATAGAACAACTTCTAATTTTATCTAAAATTCGACAAACAGTAAATAAGAAAAATTTAGGTTGTTCAAAAAAGATTAATTTACCACTTCTTCTAGGTAGGTAACCTCACCCTCAACTATCTCGCTTTTCCCATTTGTGAGCTCAATCATCCAATCGATAAACTGCTGTTTTTGTCCTTCTTCTACATAGGTTTCTACTTCAACTGAGTCTAAATACTTAATTTCTTTAATTTTAAATACAGACGATCTCAATTCGTTTTCTACTTTACCTAGCCACGTATAATCTATCTTCGTATGAATGACTCTCATTAGTGTACGTTCAACAATACCTGTAGCATTTAACCCCTCTGAGGTCGACTTTCCATACGCACGAATTAATCCACCTGCACCTAATTTTATTCCACCGAAATAGCGAGTTATGACTACAACTGTGTCTTTTAGCTTCTTTTTTTTCAGCACTTCCAAAATAGGAACGCCAGCCGTACCACTAGGTTCACCATCATCATTTGCTTTTTGGATGTGATCATGTTCACCGATAATATAAGCTGAGCAATTATGGTTTGCGTCCCTATGCTTCTTTTTAATTTCTAAAATAAAATTCTGTGCTTCTTCCTCTGTTGTCGCACGATTTATATAAGCAATAAATCTTGATTTTTCAATAATAATTTCATGTTCCCCATAGCCTTTTACTGTATAATAATGTGTAAGCACTGGGTCACCTCCCAAATTTTAGGTACTACCCTTTTAAAATTAAGAAAATTGTCGTATTCTTTTATTATAGAACGACAAATTTTTTACATCAAATAAATTAGTATTAAAGTATCTATATAAAAAATAACAATTTGTCGAAATAGCCTTTTAAAGAAATATTTCTAATCTGGAGGTGGGGACATGTCCACCAAAAAAATTGATAGTAAAATGCTAGATAAAATTTTAGAAAAAATGGTAACAACGGTTAATCATAGTAAGAGTGAAGTCTTTAAAATAGGTGAACAAACGCGTAAACAATATACTTCATTAACTGAAGAGTTGAAGGATATAAAAGATAAGGTCCTCGAAGTGATTCAAGAAGGGGACAAGCTAGAGGTTTATGCTCGATTTGCCAGGAATCGCTTATCTGAAGTAAGTGGTGCATTTAATAAGTTTTCGGAATCTGAAATTCGTGAAGCCTATGAAAAAGCACATAATCTTCAAATGCAACTAACGATTATAAGAGAAAAAGAAAAGCAGCTTCGAGAGCGACGTGATGAGCTTGAACGTAGGTTACTTGGACTACAGGAAACAATCCAAAGAGCAGAGCATCTAGTTGGTCAAATCAGTGTGGTACTAAACTATCTGACAAGTGACATGCGACAAGTTGGTGAGATGCTAGAGGATGCGAAGCAAAAGCAGGACTTTGGCTTTAAAATCATTGAAGCTCAAGAAGAAGAGCGTCGCAGGCTATCGCGTGAAATTCATGATGGTCCAGCCCAAATGCTCGCTAACGTGATGATGAGATCACAATTGATTGATCGAGTGTTCCGTGAAAAAGGTGCTGAAGACGGTTTTAAAGAAATTAAAGACCTTAGAAAAATGGTCCATTCCGCGCTGTATGAGGTTCGACGAATCATTTATGACCTCCGTCCAATGGCACTGGATGATTTAGGTTTAATTCCTACCCTCAAAAAATACCTATCTACTATCGAAGAATATAACGGGGGCGAACCTACTATTTCTTTTAAGAATCTAGGTCCTGAAAAAAGATTACCCTCTAAGTTCGAGGTTGCATTATTCCGCTTGGTTCAAGAAGCTGTTAGTAACGCACTTAAGCATGCGGATGCTAAGGAAATACTGGTAAAGGTTGACCTAGGGAAAGAACATGTAACTGTTATCGTAAAAGACAATGGAAAAGGCTTTGATCCCGTAGAAAAGCCAGAAAGTTCTTTCGGAATTCTAGGTATGAAGGAACGTGTAGAGTTGTTAGAAGGGGAAATTACCTTCGACTCTAAAAAAGGTGCAGGCACCATTATTATGATACAAGTCCCATTGAAAGAGTAAAATATTAGCAAAAAAACCATACGAAAGTCATATTGACCAGTTTTCTGACAATTGTCAGAATGATAGGGGGAGGAGAAGGCATGAAAACTAGCATTGTAATTATTGATGATCACCAATTGTTCAGAGAAGGGGTAAAACGTATTCTAGATTTTGAATCTAGCTTTGAAGTAGTTGCTGAAGGCGATGACGGTGATGAAGCGTTAGCGCTAGTTCAGGCTCATAACCCAGATGTTGTTATCATGGACATTAATATGCCAAATATTAATGGTGTGGAAGCAACTAGACAGCTGATCGATGCAAACCCAAATACAAAAGTTATTATCTTATCCATACATGATGATGAAAGCTATGTAACACACGCATTAAAATCTGGTGCGAATGGTTACTTATTGAAGGAAATGGATGCAGACTCTTTAGTAGAAGCAGTAAAAGTAGTAGCTGATGGAGGATCATATTTACACCCTAAAGTTACACACAACTTAGTGAAAGAATTCCGCCGTCTTTCAGCAGACGGACAAGCTAATGGTGCTGGCATGGTTCAAACAATTGAAATCCGTCGTCCACTGCATATCCTTACACGCCGTGAGTGTGAAGTTCTTCAACTGCTTGCTGACGGAAAAAGCAACCGTGGAATCGGTGACGCATTATACATTAGTGAAAAAACGGTTAAAAACCATGTGAGTAATATTCTACAAAAAATGAATGTAAACGATCGAACCCAAGCTGTTGTAGTAGCTATTAAGAATGGTTGGGTCGAAGTGAAATAATATACTTAATTAAGAAACGAAATGCCGATGGTGGTGTTTCGTTTTTTTGTTATTGGACAAATGCCATTCGACAAATGCCACGTACTTGTCGAAAGGGTTTGAGTGTGGCTGTAATCGACAAATGCCATGTACTTGTCTAAGGGGATGGTGTAAAGGGTGAAATCGACAAATGCCACGTACTTGTCGAAAGGGTTTGAGTGTGGCTCTAATCGACAAATGCGATGTACTTGTAGAAATACCTTATCTTACTAAGTAGTGACCTAAATCATTGCTTGTTTA
This window harbors:
- a CDS encoding YigZ family protein gives rise to the protein MLTHYYTVKGYGEHEIIIEKSRFIAYINRATTEEEAQNFILEIKKKHRDANHNCSAYIIGEHDHIQKANDDGEPSGTAGVPILEVLKKKKLKDTVVVITRYFGGIKLGAGGLIRAYGKSTSEGLNATGIVERTLMRVIHTKIDYTWLGKVENELRSSVFKIKEIKYLDSVEVETYVEEGQKQQFIDWMIELTNGKSEIVEGEVTYLEEVVN
- a CDS encoding sensor histidine kinase, whose product is MSTKKIDSKMLDKILEKMVTTVNHSKSEVFKIGEQTRKQYTSLTEELKDIKDKVLEVIQEGDKLEVYARFARNRLSEVSGAFNKFSESEIREAYEKAHNLQMQLTIIREKEKQLRERRDELERRLLGLQETIQRAEHLVGQISVVLNYLTSDMRQVGEMLEDAKQKQDFGFKIIEAQEEERRRLSREIHDGPAQMLANVMMRSQLIDRVFREKGAEDGFKEIKDLRKMVHSALYEVRRIIYDLRPMALDDLGLIPTLKKYLSTIEEYNGGEPTISFKNLGPEKRLPSKFEVALFRLVQEAVSNALKHADAKEILVKVDLGKEHVTVIVKDNGKGFDPVEKPESSFGILGMKERVELLEGEITFDSKKGAGTIIMIQVPLKE
- a CDS encoding response regulator, which produces MKTSIVIIDDHQLFREGVKRILDFESSFEVVAEGDDGDEALALVQAHNPDVVIMDINMPNINGVEATRQLIDANPNTKVIILSIHDDESYVTHALKSGANGYLLKEMDADSLVEAVKVVADGGSYLHPKVTHNLVKEFRRLSADGQANGAGMVQTIEIRRPLHILTRRECEVLQLLADGKSNRGIGDALYISEKTVKNHVSNILQKMNVNDRTQAVVVAIKNGWVEVK